Proteins from a single region of Hordeum vulgare subsp. vulgare chromosome 6H, MorexV3_pseudomolecules_assembly, whole genome shotgun sequence:
- the LOC123403879 gene encoding cell division control protein 48 homolog C isoform X2: MLLRRRLPVTRLLRQLQTGAAAASTTSSSPPPPPLQKPIAASASPSTTQGSRLGFPNAKSRASSSKSAAFLAAGAAAALASLPVVSYADADEEVAWSWIEFDMCLQGAVDVAVSTDAAPVEDLAGKERKRIMELIESRGMQPGSYPKFEVAIKGQKVVVKFNVPSTCNISRLIVDLVTHIGLEAEQCVGGSEMLFRAWDSAAARQITLNPPKTTASIGENNEDSLCILIFEPLVGSEYAVSPYEIEFIKPDSFSSKELEGLVSALKIAGQKDAKTSSGKASTKGGGQRSKHLPSIEKTVSDLEDMGVRVYGFDETSSVPMDGTVMWENIAGYEHQKREIEDTVLLALQNPQIYDDIARGTRCKFETNRPRAVLFEGPPGTGKTSSARVIAKQAGVPLLYVPLEIIMSKYYGESERLLGSVFSLANNLPDGGIIFLDEVDSFAISRDSEMHEATRRILSVILRQIDGFEQDRRVVVIAATNRKEDLDPALISRFDSVICFGLPDQQSRAEIAAQYAKHLTKSELVQFSLATEEMAGRDIRDICMQAERHWASKFIRGQIPKDEKGEPPLPPIDEYVACAVQRRKSLPDRTRPASRSDPPLKLA, from the exons ATGCTTCTCCGCCGACGCCTCCCAGTGACCCGCCTCCTCCGGCAACTGCAaaccggggcggcggcggcctccaccacctcctcctctcccccgccgcctcctctccaaaagcccatcgccgCCTCCGCCTCGCCTTCTACGACACAGGGgtcgcgcctagggttccccaatGCGAAATCGCGCGCTTCGTCCTCGAAGAGTGCCGCCTTTCTCGCTGCCGGCGCGGCCGCCGCGCTTGCGTCGCTGCCGGTGGTGTCCTACGCTGATGCCGACGAGGAGGTGGCGT GGAGCTGGATTGAGTTTGATATGTGTTTACAGGGCGCGGTTGACGTTGCAGTGAGCACTGATGCGGCACCGGTGGAGGACTTGGCTggcaaggagaggaagaggataatGGAGCTGATTGAGAGCCGAGGAATGCAGCCAGGGTCGTACCCGAAGTTTGAAGTTGCAATCAAGGGCCAGAAG GTGGTCGTTAAATTCAATGTACCGTCAACCTGTAATATATCGCGCCTCATTGTTGATCTCGTAACACATATCGGACTTGAGGCAGAACAGTGTGTTGGTGGCTCAGAGATGCTATTTCGTGCTTGGGACAG TGCAGCTGCGCGTCAAATAACATTGAATCCTCCAAAAACGACAGCAAGCATTGGAGAAAACAATGAAGATTCTCTTTGTATTTTGATATTTGAGCCACTTGTCGGATCTGAATATGCTGTTAGTCCTTAT gaaattgaattcatcaagcctgATAGTTTTAGTTCGAAAGAACTTGAAGGTTTGGTCAGTGCTTTAAAAATAGCTGGGCAGAAAGATGCCAAGACGTCATCAGGGAAAGCATCAACCAAAGGAGGTGGTCAGAGATCTAAGCATCTACCCTCTATAGAAAAAACTGTATCTGATTTAGAGGATATGGGTGTTAGGGTCTATGGGTTTGATGAAACCTCTAGTGTTCCAATGGATGGCACTGTCATGTGGGAGAACATTGCTGGATATGAACATCAGAAAAG GGAGATAGAAGATACTGTACTCTTGGCTCTACAGAATCCTCAAATATATGATGacattgctcgtggtacacgttgcAAATTTGAAACAAATCGACCTCGGGCGGTTCTATTTGAAGGCCCACCTG GGACCGGTAAGACATCTTCTGCTCGAGTTATTGCCAAGCAAGCG GGAGTTCCACTGTTATATGTACCACTGGAGATCATCATGTCAAAATATTATGGTGAAAGTGAGCGCCTGTTGGGATCTGTTTTTTCACTTGCCAACAATCTTCCTGATGGAGGTATTATTTTCCTAGATGAG GTAGACTCGTTTGCTATTTCTCGAGATAGTGAAATGCATGAAGCTACTCGAAGGATATTATCAGTAATTCTGCGACAG ATTGATGGGTTCGAGCAGGATAGACGTGTGGTTGTTATTGCTGCAACAAATAGAAAGGAAGACCTTGATCCTGCTCTCATCAG CCGTTTTGATTCAGTGATTTGTTTTGGCCTACCAGACCAGCAGAGCCGTGCAGAAATAGCAGCCCAATATGCAAAGCACCTAACAAAATCCGAGTTGGTTCAGTTTTCCCTTGCCACTGAGGA GATGGCAGGAAGAGATATCAGGGATATATGCATGCAAGCAGAAAGACATTGGGCATCGAAG TTTATCAGGGGACAAAttccaaaagacgagaagggggaGCCCCCTCTTCCTCCAATCGACGAGTATGTTGCATGTGCCGTACAACGAAGAAAGTCTTTACCAGATAGAACAAGACCAGCATCCAGATCCGATCCACCTCTAAAATTAGCATGA
- the LOC123403879 gene encoding fidgetin-like protein 1 isoform X1 — protein sequence MLLRRRLPVTRLLRQLQTGAAAASSSPPPPPLQKPIAASASASPSTAQGSRLGFPNAKSRASSSKSALFLAAGAAAALASLPVVAYADADEEGAVDVAVSTDAAPVEDLAGKERKRIMELIESRGMQPGSYPKFEVAIKGQKVVVKFNVPSTCNISRLIVDLVTHIGLEAEQCVGGSEMLFRAWDSAAARQITLNPPKTTASIGENNEDSLCILIFEPLVGSEYAVSPYEIEFIKPDSFSSKELEGLVSALKIAGQKDAKTSSGKASTKGGGQRSKHLPSIEKTVSDLEDMGVRVYGFDETSSVPMDGTVMWENIAGYEHQKREIEDTVLLALQNPQIYDDIARGTRCKFETNRPRAVLFEGPPGTGKTSSARVIAKQAGVPLLYVPLEIIMSKYYGESERLLGSVFSLANNLPDGGIIFLDEVDSFAISRDSEMHEATRRILSVILRQIDGFEQDRRVVVIAATNRKEDLDPALISRFDSVICFGLPDQQSRAEIAAQYAKHLTKSELVQFSLATEEMAGRDIRDICMQAERHWASKFIRGQIPKDEKGEPPLPPIDEYVACAVQRRKSLPDRTRPASRSDPPLKLA from the exons ATGCTTCTCCGCCGACGCCTCCCAGTGACCCGCCTCCTCCGGCAACTGCAaaccggggcggcggcggcctcctCCTCTCCCCCGCCGCCTCCTCTCCAAAAGCCTatcgccgcctccgcctccgcctcgccTTCTACGGCACAGGGgtcgcgcctagggttccccaatGCGAAATCGCGCGCTTCGTCCTCGAAGAGTGCCCTCTTTCTCGCTGCCGGCGCGGCCGCCGCGCTTGCGTCGCTGCCGGTGGTGGCCTACGCTGATGCCGATGAGGAG GGCGCGGTTGACGTTGCAGTGAGCACTGATGCGGCACCGGTGGAGGACTTGGCTggcaaggagaggaagaggataatGGAGCTGATTGAGAGCCGAGGAATGCAGCCAGGGTCGTACCCGAAGTTTGAAGTTGCAATCAAGGGCCAGAAG GTGGTCGTTAAATTCAATGTACCGTCAACCTGTAATATATCGCGCCTCATTGTTGATCTCGTAACACATATCGGACTTGAGGCAGAACAGTGTGTTGGTGGCTCAGAGATGCTATTTCGTGCTTGGGACAG TGCAGCTGCGCGTCAAATAACATTGAATCCTCCAAAAACGACAGCAAGCATTGGAGAAAACAATGAAGATTCTCTTTGTATTTTGATATTTGAGCCACTTGTCGGATCTGAATATGCTGTTAGTCCTTAT gaaattgaattcatcaagcctgATAGTTTTAGTTCGAAAGAACTTGAAGGTTTGGTCAGTGCTTTAAAAATAGCTGGGCAGAAAGATGCCAAGACGTCATCAGGGAAAGCATCAACCAAAGGAGGTGGTCAGAGATCTAAGCATCTACCCTCTATAGAAAAAACTGTATCTGATTTAGAGGATATGGGTGTTAGGGTCTATGGGTTTGATGAAACCTCTAGTGTTCCAATGGATGGCACTGTCATGTGGGAGAACATTGCTGGATATGAACATCAGAAAAG GGAGATAGAAGATACTGTACTCTTGGCTCTACAGAATCCTCAAATATATGATGacattgctcgtggtacacgttgcAAATTTGAAACAAATCGACCTCGGGCGGTTCTATTTGAAGGCCCACCTG GGACCGGTAAGACATCTTCTGCTCGAGTTATTGCCAAGCAAGCG GGAGTTCCACTGTTATATGTACCACTGGAGATCATCATGTCAAAATATTATGGTGAAAGTGAGCGCCTGTTGGGATCTGTTTTTTCACTTGCCAACAATCTTCCTGATGGAGGTATTATTTTCCTAGATGAG GTAGACTCGTTTGCTATTTCTCGAGATAGTGAAATGCATGAAGCTACTCGAAGGATATTATCAGTAATTCTGCGACAG ATTGATGGGTTCGAGCAGGATAGACGTGTGGTTGTTATTGCTGCAACAAATAGAAAGGAAGACCTTGATCCTGCTCTCATCAG CCGTTTTGATTCAGTGATTTGTTTTGGCCTACCAGACCAGCAGAGCCGTGCAGAAATAGCAGCCCAATATGCAAAGCACCTAACAAAATCCGAGTTGGTTCAGTTTTCCCTTGCCACTGAGGA GATGGCAGGAAGAGATATCAGGGATATATGCATGCAAGCAGAAAGACATTGGGCATCGAAG TTTATCAGGGGACAAAttccaaaagacgagaagggggaGCCCCCTCTTCCTCCAATCGACGAGTATGTTGCATGTGCCGTACAACGAAGAAAGTCTTTACCAGATAGAACAAGACCAGCATCCAGATCCGATCCACCTCTAAAATTAGCATGA